Proteins from a genomic interval of Burkholderia cepacia GG4:
- the purM gene encoding phosphoribosylformylglycinamidine cyclo-ligase has protein sequence MNPPKSAPDAQGLSYRDAGVDIDAGDALIDKIKPFAKKTLRDGVLGGIGGFGALFEVPKKYQEPVLVSGTDGVGTKLKLAFHLNKHDTVGQDLVAMSVNDILVQGAEPLFFLDYFACGKLDVDTAATVVKGIAHGCELSGCALIGGETAEMPGMYPDGEYDLAGFAVGAVEKSKIIDGSTIAEGDVVLGLASSGIHSNGFSLVRKIIERANPDLSADFHGRSLADTLMAPTRIYVKPLLALMQKLSVKGMAHITGGGLVENIPRVLREGLTAELDQNAWPLPPLFKWLQEHGGVADAEMHRVFNCGIGMAVIVSAADADAAIADLTAAGEQVWKIGTVRASREGEAQTVVV, from the coding sequence ATGAATCCTCCGAAATCCGCTCCTGACGCTCAGGGTCTGTCCTACCGCGACGCAGGCGTCGACATCGACGCGGGCGACGCTCTCATCGACAAGATCAAGCCTTTTGCGAAGAAAACCCTGCGCGACGGCGTGCTCGGCGGCATCGGCGGGTTCGGCGCGCTGTTCGAAGTGCCGAAGAAGTACCAGGAGCCCGTGCTCGTGTCGGGCACCGACGGCGTGGGCACCAAGCTCAAGCTGGCCTTTCATCTGAACAAACACGACACCGTCGGCCAGGATCTGGTGGCGATGAGCGTGAACGACATCCTCGTGCAGGGTGCCGAGCCGCTGTTCTTCCTCGACTACTTCGCGTGCGGCAAGCTCGACGTCGACACGGCCGCCACGGTCGTCAAGGGCATCGCGCACGGCTGCGAGCTGTCGGGCTGCGCGCTGATCGGCGGTGAAACGGCCGAAATGCCGGGCATGTACCCGGACGGCGAATACGACCTGGCCGGTTTCGCGGTCGGCGCGGTCGAGAAGAGCAAGATCATCGACGGCAGCACGATCGCCGAAGGCGACGTGGTGCTCGGCCTCGCGTCGAGCGGCATCCACTCGAACGGCTTCTCGCTCGTGCGCAAGATCATCGAGCGCGCGAACCCCGACCTGTCGGCCGACTTCCACGGCCGCTCGCTGGCCGACACGCTGATGGCGCCCACGCGCATCTACGTGAAGCCGCTGCTCGCGCTGATGCAGAAGCTGTCGGTGAAGGGCATGGCGCACATCACCGGTGGCGGCCTCGTCGAGAACATTCCGCGCGTGCTGCGTGAAGGCCTCACGGCCGAGCTCGACCAGAACGCATGGCCGCTGCCGCCGCTGTTCAAGTGGCTGCAGGAGCACGGCGGTGTCGCCGATGCGGAAATGCACCGCGTGTTCAACTGCGGGATCGGGATGGCCGTGATCGTCTCGGCAGCCGATGCCGACGCAGCGATCGCCGACCTGACGGCCGCCGGCGAGCAGGTGTGGAAGATCGGCACCGTGCGTGCGAGCCGCGAAGGCGAGGCGCAGACGGTCGTGGTCTGA
- the hda gene encoding DnaA regulatory inactivator Hda, producing the protein MSRQLTLDLGTPPPATFDNFIMNEENDELISRLQKLDLALAAGPVPDRSFYIWGEPGSGRTHLLQALVSDASYGYARYLTPQSPLGAFTFDPRIGIYAIDDCDRMSDAQQVALFNLFNEVRAHPSSAFVAAGPAAPLALDVREDLRTRLGWGLVFHLSPPSDAGKIAVLKLAAKERGIALTDDIAAYLLTHFRRDMPSLMALLDALDRFSLEQKRAVTLPLLRRMLARPGDDIAPPGTGPNRFE; encoded by the coding sequence GTGTCCCGTCAACTGACGCTCGATCTCGGCACGCCGCCGCCCGCCACGTTCGACAACTTCATCATGAATGAAGAGAACGACGAGCTCATCTCGCGGCTCCAGAAGCTCGACCTCGCGCTCGCGGCGGGGCCCGTGCCGGACCGGTCGTTCTACATCTGGGGCGAGCCGGGCAGCGGCCGCACCCATCTGCTGCAGGCGCTCGTGAGCGACGCGTCGTACGGCTACGCGCGCTACCTGACGCCGCAAAGCCCGCTCGGCGCGTTCACGTTCGACCCGCGCATCGGCATCTACGCGATCGACGACTGCGACCGCATGAGCGACGCGCAGCAGGTCGCGCTGTTCAACCTGTTCAACGAGGTCCGCGCGCACCCGTCGAGCGCGTTCGTCGCGGCGGGCCCCGCGGCGCCGCTCGCGCTCGACGTGCGCGAGGATCTCCGCACGCGGCTCGGCTGGGGGCTCGTGTTCCACCTGTCGCCGCCGTCCGACGCCGGCAAGATCGCCGTGCTGAAACTGGCGGCGAAGGAGCGCGGGATCGCGCTCACCGACGACATCGCCGCATACCTGCTGACCCATTTCCGCCGCGACATGCCCAGCCTGATGGCGCTGCTCGACGCGCTCGACCGCTTCTCGCTCGAGCAAAAACGCGCCGTCACGCTGCCGCTGCTGCGCCGGATGCTGGCCCGTCCCGGCGACGACATCGCACCGCCGGGCACAGGCCCGAACCGCTTCGAGTAA
- a CDS encoding HAD family hydrolase has translation MTNLALFDLDHTLIPTDSDHEWGRFMVKLGIVDAESFSRQNDQFFADYKAGQLDIHAYLCAMLTPLAKYSRAQLAEWHEQYMHEVIRPAMTPAALELVRKHLDAGDLCCVVTATNEFITRPIATAFGVDTLIACEVETTDGHPDSPYTGRPTGTPSYREGKIVRTEAWLASLGKHWDDFEHSYFYSDSHNDIPLLEKVTDPIATNPDDTLRAHASDRGWRILDLF, from the coding sequence ATGACTAATCTGGCACTCTTTGACCTCGATCACACGCTGATCCCGACCGATAGCGACCACGAATGGGGCCGCTTCATGGTGAAGCTCGGCATCGTCGACGCGGAAAGCTTCTCGCGTCAGAACGATCAGTTCTTCGCCGACTACAAGGCCGGCCAGCTCGACATCCATGCGTATCTGTGCGCGATGCTCACGCCGCTTGCGAAGTATTCGCGCGCGCAGCTCGCCGAATGGCACGAGCAATACATGCACGAGGTGATCCGCCCCGCGATGACGCCCGCCGCGCTCGAACTCGTGCGCAAGCACCTCGATGCCGGCGACCTGTGCTGCGTCGTGACCGCGACCAACGAATTCATCACGCGTCCGATCGCGACCGCGTTCGGCGTCGACACGCTGATCGCGTGCGAGGTCGAAACGACCGACGGGCACCCCGACTCGCCTTACACGGGCCGCCCGACCGGCACGCCGAGCTATCGCGAAGGCAAGATCGTGCGTACCGAAGCGTGGCTCGCGTCGCTCGGCAAGCACTGGGACGACTTCGAACACAGCTACTTCTACAGCGACTCGCACAACGACATCCCGTTGCTCGAGAAAGTCACCGACCCGATCGCGACCAACCCCGACGACACGCTGCGTGCGCATGCAAGCGACCGCGGCTGGCGCATCCTAGATCTCTTCTGA
- the pcnB gene encoding polynucleotide adenylyltransferase PcnB — protein MIKKFIRKLLGQDGAEQTSPAEAPAADTAPAPRHAKGSRSGAAKKPRSNHEPTVVPASVHQIDPSLISKNAVRVTDTLQQAGFRAFIVGGAVRDLLLGIAPKDFDVATDATPTEVQRLFRRARLIGRRFQIVHVQFGQELIEVSTFRALVDAPPEAAAAEPPKRLKRDELDRRTHAVDASGRVLRDNVWGEQHEDAARRDFTINAMYYDPSTQTVLDYHDGMADMRARLLRMIGDPATRYREDPVRMLRVVRFAAKLGFEIEPHTREPINALADLINNVPAARLFDEMLKLLLSGHALACLQQLRKEGLHHGLLPLLDVVLEQPQGEKFITLALNNTDARVRAGKPVSPGFLFATLLWHDMRQRFEQYTAEGEIPVPALHRAMDDVLDMQTEKLAIHKRYSADMREIWGLQLRLEKRSGRSAMRLLEHQRFRAGYDFLLLRCESGELEAEVGQWWTDFIEGDAAAREALLTQGGSKEKSPRKRRRRGGARNRNPGEGAAEQAPDTAGGSDD, from the coding sequence GTGATCAAAAAATTCATTCGCAAGCTGCTCGGCCAGGACGGCGCCGAACAAACGTCGCCCGCCGAGGCGCCCGCCGCCGACACGGCCCCTGCCCCGCGCCACGCAAAGGGTAGCCGCAGCGGCGCTGCCAAAAAGCCGCGCAGCAATCACGAGCCGACCGTCGTGCCGGCCAGCGTGCACCAGATCGACCCGTCGCTGATCTCGAAGAACGCGGTGCGCGTGACCGACACGCTGCAGCAGGCGGGCTTCCGCGCGTTCATCGTCGGCGGTGCGGTGCGCGACCTGCTGCTCGGCATCGCGCCGAAGGACTTCGACGTCGCCACCGACGCAACGCCGACCGAGGTGCAGCGCCTGTTCCGCCGTGCGCGCCTGATCGGCCGCCGCTTCCAGATCGTCCACGTGCAGTTCGGCCAGGAACTGATCGAAGTGTCGACGTTCCGCGCACTGGTCGACGCGCCGCCCGAAGCTGCCGCTGCCGAGCCGCCGAAGCGCCTGAAGCGCGACGAACTCGATCGCCGCACGCATGCGGTGGACGCGAGCGGCCGCGTGCTGCGCGACAACGTCTGGGGCGAACAGCACGAAGACGCCGCGCGCCGCGATTTCACGATCAACGCGATGTACTACGACCCGTCGACGCAGACGGTGCTCGACTACCACGACGGGATGGCCGACATGCGCGCCCGTCTGCTGCGGATGATCGGCGATCCGGCCACCCGCTATCGCGAGGATCCGGTACGGATGCTGCGCGTCGTGCGCTTCGCGGCGAAGCTCGGCTTCGAGATCGAGCCGCACACGCGCGAGCCGATCAACGCGCTCGCCGACCTGATCAACAACGTGCCGGCCGCGCGCCTGTTCGACGAAATGCTGAAGCTGTTGCTGTCGGGCCACGCGCTCGCGTGCCTGCAGCAGCTGCGCAAGGAAGGGCTGCACCACGGGCTGCTGCCGCTCCTCGACGTCGTGCTCGAACAGCCGCAGGGCGAGAAATTCATCACGCTCGCGCTGAACAACACCGACGCGCGCGTGCGCGCCGGCAAGCCGGTGTCGCCGGGCTTCCTGTTCGCGACGCTGCTGTGGCACGACATGCGCCAGCGCTTCGAGCAATACACGGCGGAGGGCGAAATCCCGGTGCCGGCGCTCCATCGCGCGATGGACGACGTGCTCGACATGCAGACCGAGAAACTCGCGATCCACAAGCGCTATTCGGCCGACATGCGCGAGATCTGGGGCCTGCAGCTGCGCCTCGAGAAACGCTCGGGCCGCAGCGCGATGAGGCTGCTGGAACACCAAAGGTTTAGAGCGGGGTATGATTTCCTCCTGTTACGCTGCGAATCCGGCGAGCTCGAAGCCGAAGTCGGACAGTGGTGGACGGATTTCATCGAAGGCGACGCAGCCGCTCGTGAGGCACTCCTCACGCAGGGCGGCTCGAAGGAAAAATCGCCCCGCAAGCGGCGCCGCCGCGGCGGTGCGCGAAACCGCAACCCGGGCGAAGGCGCAGCCGAGCAGGCGCCGGACACCGCAGGCGGTTCCGACGACTGA
- the folK gene encoding 2-amino-4-hydroxy-6-hydroxymethyldihydropteridine diphosphokinase, whose translation MTVAYIGLGANLGDARQTLKDAVVCLAQQRTISILGKSSLYRTAPFEAGGDDYYNCVVKLDTTLSARELLALCQKIEHHFGRERPYRNAPRTLDLDILLFGTDSIDEPDLIVPHPRLTDRAFALVPLVEIEPALDIPARGRAAAFLAAVANQRVEKVQACQCLMQKALAASADADKNRCR comes from the coding sequence ATGACGGTTGCATATATCGGACTGGGGGCGAATCTCGGCGATGCGCGCCAGACCCTGAAGGACGCGGTGGTGTGTCTTGCGCAGCAGCGCACCATCTCGATCCTCGGCAAATCGAGCCTGTATCGCACGGCGCCCTTCGAAGCGGGCGGCGACGATTACTACAACTGCGTCGTCAAGCTCGACACGACGCTGTCGGCCCGTGAGCTGCTCGCGCTCTGCCAGAAGATCGAACATCACTTCGGGCGCGAGCGCCCGTATCGCAACGCGCCGCGCACGCTCGACCTCGACATCCTGCTGTTCGGCACCGACTCGATCGACGAACCGGACCTGATCGTCCCGCACCCGCGCCTCACCGATCGCGCATTCGCGCTCGTGCCGCTCGTCGAGATCGAGCCGGCGCTCGACATCCCCGCGCGCGGCCGCGCCGCCGCGTTCCTCGCGGCGGTTGCCAACCAGCGCGTCGAGAAGGTGCAGGCCTGTCAATGTCTGATGCAGAAGGCCCTGGCCGCCAGCGCAGACGCCGACAAGAACCGCTGCCGATGA
- a CDS encoding deoxynucleoside kinase, whose translation MNPTPLTVTAPDLRAPHRYLVIEGPIGVGKTTLARLLGERWSMQTLLERPQDNPFLERFYRDTARYALPAQLSFALQRAQQARELIGALDTGRPVVADFMPQKNDIFARLNLPEDEWQLYRSIATHLDVPQAPAPDLVVYLQASPEVLFSRIQKRGLPMELQISDAYLRSLVDAYNEFFYHYDRTPVLTVAAEHLNPLDSPEDLALLIERIDTMRGRKEFFVKGETTR comes from the coding sequence ATGAACCCCACTCCACTGACCGTCACCGCGCCCGACTTGCGCGCCCCGCACCGCTATCTGGTGATCGAAGGCCCGATCGGCGTCGGCAAGACGACGCTCGCGCGCCTGCTCGGCGAGCGCTGGTCGATGCAGACGCTGCTCGAACGCCCGCAGGACAACCCGTTCCTCGAACGCTTCTATCGCGACACCGCGCGCTACGCGCTGCCCGCGCAGCTGTCGTTCGCGCTGCAGCGCGCGCAGCAGGCGCGCGAACTGATCGGCGCGCTCGACACGGGCCGGCCCGTCGTCGCCGATTTCATGCCGCAGAAGAACGACATCTTCGCGCGGCTGAACCTGCCGGAAGACGAATGGCAGCTGTACCGGTCGATTGCGACGCACCTCGACGTGCCGCAGGCGCCCGCGCCCGATCTCGTCGTCTATCTGCAGGCGAGCCCCGAGGTGCTGTTCTCGCGCATCCAGAAGCGCGGGCTGCCGATGGAGCTGCAGATCAGCGATGCGTACCTGCGCTCGCTCGTCGACGCGTACAACGAATTCTTCTATCACTACGACCGCACGCCGGTGCTGACGGTCGCAGCCGAACACCTGAACCCGCTGGATTCCCCCGAAGACCTCGCGCTGCTGATCGAGCGCATCGACACGATGCGCGGCCGCAAGGAATTCTTCGTCAAGGGCGAGACGACGCGCTGA
- the panB gene encoding 3-methyl-2-oxobutanoate hydroxymethyltransferase: protein MTYLQESSRPAVTVPKLQAMREADEKIAMLTCYDASFSALLDRAGTDVLLIGDSLGNVLQGHTTTLPVSLEDIAYHTACVARVQPRALIVADLPFGTYGTPAEAFANSVKLMRAGAQMVKLEGGEWLAETIRFLVERSVPVCAHVGLTPQSVHAFGGFKVQGKTEAGAAQLLRDARAVEDAGAQLVVLEAVPTLVASEVTHMLKIPTIGIGAGVDCSGQVLVLHDMLGIFPGKRPRFVKDFMQGQPNIQAAVEAYVSAVKDRTFPGPEHSF from the coding sequence ATGACCTATCTCCAGGAATCGAGCCGGCCTGCCGTGACGGTGCCGAAGCTGCAGGCAATGCGCGAGGCCGACGAGAAGATCGCGATGCTCACCTGCTACGACGCGAGCTTTTCCGCGCTGCTCGATCGCGCCGGCACCGACGTGCTGCTGATCGGCGATTCGCTCGGCAACGTGCTGCAGGGCCACACGACCACGCTGCCCGTATCGCTCGAGGACATCGCGTACCACACCGCGTGCGTCGCGCGCGTACAGCCGCGCGCGCTCATCGTCGCCGATCTGCCGTTCGGCACGTACGGCACGCCGGCCGAGGCGTTCGCGAACTCGGTCAAGCTGATGCGCGCGGGCGCGCAGATGGTCAAGCTCGAAGGCGGCGAATGGCTCGCCGAAACGATCCGCTTCCTCGTCGAACGCTCGGTGCCGGTGTGCGCGCACGTCGGCCTCACGCCGCAATCGGTGCACGCGTTCGGCGGCTTCAAGGTGCAGGGCAAGACCGAAGCCGGCGCCGCGCAGCTGCTGCGCGATGCGCGCGCGGTCGAGGACGCGGGTGCGCAGCTCGTCGTGCTCGAAGCGGTGCCGACGCTCGTCGCGTCCGAAGTCACGCACATGCTGAAGATCCCGACGATCGGCATCGGCGCGGGCGTCGATTGCTCGGGCCAGGTGCTGGTGCTGCACGACATGCTCGGCATTTTCCCCGGCAAGCGTCCGCGTTTCGTGAAGGATTTCATGCAAGGTCAGCCGAACATCCAGGCGGCCGTCGAAGCCTACGTGAGCGCGGTGAAGGACCGCACGTTCCCGGGCCCCGAACACTCGTTCTGA
- a CDS encoding aminodeoxychorismate synthase component I, which yields MTEGNESASFALLDDCDSTASARSSRLYSGFVHERVCTDPARLDELDAAVAQDLRDGLHAVVVGDYEFGRNLERAQPGHAPLRFLLYARCERLSRDEVDAWLAQQDGGGPPSIAGVAHVAKSVSRDAFDAAIAAVHDALRAGDSYQVNYTYRLNFDVFGTPLALYRRLRARQPVRYGALIALPGGEWVVSCSPELFVEKHGDVLRARPMKGTAPRSADPRDDAAAAAFLANDPKNRAENVMIVDLLRNDVSRIARTGTVKVPALFSVEPYASVWQMTSTVEAGWRAGTTFAQMLRALFPCGSITGAPKHKTMELIDAIESTPRGLYTGAIGWLDAPRDVATEASPDGAAGCGDFCLSVAIRTLTLEAVGAAAGETIDAHGPATAAAGRRRGMMGVGAGIVLDSVAADEYAECELKARFLTDADPGFQLFETTAATRADGIRHLARHLARLQRSADAFGFRFDADALRREIAARCAALDGDGRYRMKLALAKDGTVDIISAPLKALPAGPVGVMLASAHGFAPTRTDDALLLHKTTRRAEYDRAWQAAEALGGFDMLFVNERGEVTEGGRSNLFVKLDGQWVTPPLTSGVLPGVMRGVLLDDRAFGAVERVVTCDDLARAEALLLTNALRGALDAVLKS from the coding sequence ATGACTGAAGGCAACGAGAGCGCGTCGTTCGCGCTCTTGGACGATTGCGACTCGACCGCGTCCGCGCGGTCGAGTCGTTTGTATTCCGGTTTCGTGCACGAGCGCGTGTGCACGGATCCGGCACGGCTCGACGAACTCGATGCGGCGGTGGCGCAGGATCTGCGCGACGGGCTGCATGCGGTCGTCGTCGGCGATTACGAATTCGGACGCAATCTGGAAAGAGCGCAGCCGGGCCATGCCCCGCTGCGCTTTTTGCTGTATGCACGCTGCGAGCGCCTGTCGCGCGACGAAGTCGACGCGTGGCTCGCGCAGCAGGATGGCGGCGGCCCGCCGTCGATCGCGGGCGTCGCGCATGTTGCGAAAAGCGTGTCGCGCGACGCGTTCGACGCGGCGATCGCCGCGGTGCACGATGCGCTGCGCGCCGGCGATTCGTATCAGGTCAACTACACGTACCGGCTGAATTTCGACGTTTTCGGCACGCCGCTCGCGCTGTACCGGCGGCTGCGCGCGCGCCAGCCCGTGCGGTACGGCGCGCTGATCGCGCTGCCCGGCGGCGAGTGGGTCGTGTCGTGCTCGCCCGAGCTGTTCGTCGAGAAGCACGGCGACGTGCTGCGCGCGCGGCCGATGAAGGGCACCGCGCCGCGTTCGGCCGATCCCCGCGACGATGCGGCGGCTGCCGCGTTCCTCGCGAACGATCCGAAGAACCGCGCGGAAAACGTGATGATCGTCGACCTGCTGCGCAACGACGTATCGCGGATCGCGCGCACGGGCACCGTCAAGGTGCCGGCGCTGTTCTCCGTCGAACCGTATGCGTCGGTGTGGCAGATGACGTCGACGGTCGAGGCCGGTTGGCGCGCCGGCACGACGTTCGCGCAGATGCTGCGCGCGCTGTTTCCGTGCGGGTCGATCACCGGTGCGCCGAAGCACAAGACCATGGAGCTGATCGACGCGATCGAGTCGACGCCGCGCGGGCTCTATACCGGTGCGATCGGCTGGCTCGACGCCCCGCGGGATGTCGCGACCGAGGCGTCGCCCGACGGCGCGGCCGGCTGCGGCGATTTCTGCCTGTCGGTCGCGATCCGGACACTGACCCTCGAGGCGGTCGGTGCCGCTGCCGGCGAAACGATCGACGCGCATGGCCCGGCAACGGCGGCGGCCGGCCGGCGACGCGGCATGATGGGCGTCGGCGCGGGCATCGTGCTCGACAGCGTCGCCGCCGACGAATATGCGGAGTGCGAATTGAAAGCGCGATTCCTGACCGACGCCGATCCCGGCTTCCAGCTGTTCGAGACCACCGCCGCGACCCGTGCGGACGGCATCCGGCATCTCGCGCGCCATCTCGCGCGGCTGCAGCGCAGTGCGGATGCGTTCGGCTTCCGCTTCGACGCCGATGCGTTGCGCCGCGAGATCGCCGCGCGTTGCGCGGCACTCGACGGTGACGGCCGGTACCGGATGAAGCTCGCGCTCGCGAAGGACGGCACCGTCGATATTATTTCCGCACCGCTGAAGGCGCTACCCGCGGGGCCGGTCGGCGTGATGCTCGCGTCCGCGCACGGCTTCGCGCCGACCCGCACCGACGACGCATTGCTGCTGCACAAGACGACGCGCCGCGCCGAATACGACCGTGCATGGCAGGCGGCGGAAGCGCTCGGCGGTTTCGACATGCTGTTCGTCAACGAGCGCGGCGAGGTGACGGAAGGCGGGCGCTCGAACCTGTTCGTGAAGCTCGACGGCCAATGGGTGACGCCGCCGCTGACGAGCGGCGTGCTGCCGGGCGTGATGCGCGGCGTGCTGCTCGACGACCGGGCGTTCGGCGCGGTGGAGCGTGTCGTCACATGCGACGATCTTGCGCGCGCAGAAGCGCTGCTGCTGACCAATGCACTGCGCGGCGCGCTCGACGCGGTGTTGAAATCATGA
- the dnaJ gene encoding molecular chaperone DnaJ, producing MAKRDYYEVLGVAKNASDDEIKKAYRKLAMKYHPDRNPDSKDAEEHFKEVKEAYEMLSDDQKRAAYDQYGHAGVDPNMGGAGGQGFGGFADAFGDIFGDIFGQAAGGAARGGRGGPQVYRGADLRYSMEITLEQAAHGYDTQIRVPSWVSCEVCHGSGAKPGTKPETCPTCHGQGTVRMSQGFFSIQQTCPKCHGTGTYIPEPCVHCHGSGKVKETKTLEVKIPAGIDDGMRIRSAGNGEPGINGGPPGDLYVEIHIKPHSVFERDGDDLHCQMPIPFTTAALGGEIEVPTLAGRASFPVPEGTQSGKTFRLRGKGIKGLRSSIAGDLYVHVQVETPVKLTDQQRDLLKQFEKSLAEGGARHSPQSKSWFDRVKSFFE from the coding sequence ATGGCGAAACGGGATTACTACGAGGTTCTGGGCGTCGCAAAGAATGCGAGCGACGACGAAATCAAGAAGGCGTATCGCAAGCTTGCGATGAAGTATCACCCGGACCGCAATCCGGACAGCAAGGATGCGGAAGAGCATTTCAAGGAAGTGAAGGAAGCCTATGAAATGCTGTCGGACGACCAGAAGCGCGCGGCGTACGACCAGTACGGCCACGCGGGCGTCGATCCGAACATGGGTGGTGCGGGCGGCCAGGGTTTCGGCGGTTTCGCGGATGCGTTCGGCGACATCTTCGGCGACATCTTCGGTCAGGCCGCGGGCGGTGCCGCGCGCGGCGGCCGTGGCGGCCCGCAGGTGTATCGCGGCGCCGACCTGCGCTACAGCATGGAAATCACGCTCGAGCAGGCCGCGCACGGCTACGACACGCAGATCCGCGTGCCGAGCTGGGTGTCGTGCGAAGTCTGTCACGGGTCGGGTGCGAAGCCCGGCACGAAGCCGGAAACCTGCCCGACCTGTCACGGCCAGGGCACGGTGCGCATGTCGCAGGGCTTCTTCAGCATCCAGCAGACCTGCCCGAAGTGTCACGGCACCGGCACCTACATCCCCGAACCATGTGTGCATTGCCACGGCTCGGGCAAGGTGAAGGAAACCAAGACGCTCGAAGTGAAGATCCCGGCCGGCATCGACGACGGGATGCGGATCCGCTCGGCCGGCAACGGCGAGCCGGGCATCAACGGCGGGCCGCCGGGCGACCTGTACGTCGAGATCCATATCAAGCCGCACTCGGTGTTCGAGCGCGACGGCGACGATCTCCACTGCCAGATGCCGATCCCGTTCACGACCGCCGCACTCGGCGGCGAGATCGAGGTGCCGACGCTGGCCGGCCGTGCGTCGTTCCCGGTGCCGGAAGGCACGCAGTCGGGCAAGACGTTCCGCCTGCGCGGCAAGGGGATCAAGGGTTTGCGTTCGAGCATCGCGGGCGATCTGTACGTGCACGTGCAGGTCGAGACGCCCGTGAAGCTGACCGACCAGCAGCGCGACCTGCTCAAGCAGTTCGAGAAGTCGCTGGCCGAGGGCGGTGCGCGTCACAGCCCGCAGAGCAAGAGCTGGTTCGACCGGGTGAAGAGCTTCTTCGAGTAA